Proteins encoded by one window of Clostridium bornimense:
- a CDS encoding tetratricopeptide repeat protein: MKMNQLQNNKILAKKFYAERNITKAMYFYLKAYSCEGGNKDKELILDIALLYDEMGQLEKAKEKFKEIITLDPLEERGYYGMAIVYDNRRQFSKAVEFYKKAIEINPNYNRAYFFMAGAYDAIGKQDEAIEAYKKVIELNEHDFWAHLNLGAIYEERNENQLALKEIEKSLEIEPYDYLALFNKGVVLKKLNRIEEAKKAYLQSIDENDEYSYTYLNLAVIYKEEDNLKMAIKTISKGILKRPEEGFLYYNRGCFYNSLGCVIEAIEDLKKCIEIYTPFIKYIRKDKELRNLMNNGEFKAFIDSIDSHEEEE, encoded by the coding sequence ATGAAGATGAATCAATTACAAAATAACAAAATCCTTGCTAAGAAGTTTTATGCAGAGAGAAATATTACAAAAGCGATGTACTTTTATTTAAAAGCATATAGCTGCGAAGGAGGAAATAAAGATAAAGAGCTTATTTTAGATATAGCATTACTATATGATGAGATGGGACAGTTAGAAAAGGCAAAGGAAAAATTTAAAGAGATAATAACTTTAGATCCATTAGAAGAAAGAGGATATTATGGAATGGCTATTGTTTATGATAATAGAAGACAGTTCAGTAAAGCTGTTGAATTTTATAAAAAAGCTATTGAAATAAATCCTAATTATAATAGAGCATATTTCTTTATGGCTGGTGCATATGATGCTATAGGAAAGCAAGATGAAGCCATTGAAGCTTATAAAAAAGTAATAGAGCTTAATGAGCATGATTTTTGGGCTCATTTAAATTTAGGTGCTATATATGAGGAAAGAAATGAAAATCAGTTAGCACTTAAGGAGATAGAGAAAAGTTTAGAAATAGAGCCATATGATTATTTGGCTTTATTTAATAAGGGGGTAGTATTAAAAAAACTTAATAGAATAGAAGAAGCTAAAAAGGCATATTTGCAATCAATAGATGAGAATGATGAATATTCTTATACATATTTGAATTTAGCAGTTATATATAAAGAAGAAGATAACTTAAAGATGGCTATAAAGACAATAAGCAAAGGAATATTAAAAAGACCAGAAGAGGGGTTTTTATATTATAATAGAGGATGTTTTTATAATAGTTTAGGGTGTGTTATAGAAGCTATTGAAGATTTGAAGAAGTGTATTGAGATATATACTCCTTTTATTAAGTATATAAGAAAGGATAAAGAACTTCGAAACTTAATGAATAATGGAGAATTTAAAGCTTTTATAGATAGTATTGACAGCCATGAGGAGGAAGAATAG
- the lepB gene encoding signal peptidase I, with amino-acid sequence MKKILFDWVLPILTAIILAMVIKKFLFVVVTVPTGSMKATIMEGDRLLVTRVYNPENLKTGDIVVFDFKEDNEKFVKRLIGTPGDTVEIFEDGSVKVNGKLLDDSYVYEREYVTDVYQKYEVPEDSYFFLGDNRNDSKDSRKWKTSPYIKGEDIEGKAQFTLYPFNRIGKLESYDFAK; translated from the coding sequence GTGAAAAAAATATTATTTGATTGGGTTTTACCAATATTAACAGCAATAATTTTAGCGATGGTTATAAAAAAATTTTTATTTGTAGTAGTAACAGTACCAACAGGTTCTATGAAAGCTACTATAATGGAAGGGGATAGGCTCCTTGTTACTAGAGTATATAATCCAGAAAATTTAAAAACAGGTGATATAGTTGTTTTTGATTTTAAAGAAGATAATGAGAAGTTTGTAAAAAGACTTATTGGAACACCAGGAGATACAGTAGAGATTTTTGAGGATGGTAGTGTTAAAGTTAATGGTAAATTATTAGATGATTCATATGTATATGAAAGAGAATATGTTACTGATGTTTATCAAAAATACGAAGTACCAGAAGATTCATATTTCTTTTTAGGTGATAATAGAAATGATTCTAAAGACTCTAGAAAGTGGAAAACTAGCCCATATATAAAAGGGGAAGATATAGAAGGTAAAGCACAATTTACATTGTATCCTTTTAATAGAATTGGGAAATTAGAATCTTATGATTTTGCAAAATAA
- a CDS encoding helix-turn-helix domain-containing protein, translated as MSIILRLDRVMADRKISLNELAEKVGISNVNLSNLKNGKVKAVRFSTLEAICDVLDCQPGEILEYKRDKKG; from the coding sequence ATGAGTATTATATTAAGATTAGATAGAGTAATGGCAGATAGAAAAATATCTTTAAATGAGTTAGCTGAAAAGGTAGGAATTTCAAATGTGAATTTATCTAATTTGAAAAATGGGAAAGTGAAAGCTGTAAGATTTTCAACATTAGAAGCTATTTGTGATGTTTTAGATTGCCAGCCAGGAGAAATTTTAGAATATAAGCGAGATAAAAAAGGTTGA
- a CDS encoding HelD family protein, with product MDNLNQEVELAIEESHLGYVIEQLKEERLKELEKRIKISNLIIDHRKKTLEAYEDDEDRVAEYFDHESYVMEETFKSIDKTIQEITTLLPAPYFGRIDLREEDSEEDKLYIGRFGVMNKEKFEPIIVDWRAPIASTFYNGTLGETSYMSPDGEVSVNVLLKRQFIIKQEKLKGMFDSAIDVKDEILQSVLSKNSSDKLKDIVMTIQREQDEIIRRPRNSVVVVNGVAGSGKTTIALHRVAYLLYNNREVLKNKMLILGPNYIFMEYIREVLPTLGESGIDQMTFVDFALNLLNFDRDQLMTFDKYMEKIVDNDKEFIEVVKKKTSEAFIEELDNLVKNMDENAEVREIKYFDNVVQSVEDIKDMLYNHFKTMPLYRRKKKIKRIVFSKLRDARNERVWDIERKFKETIESLSEDELKLQLNNLEYKKTLDIREAVMEVINVKKTLTWLDNIEVEEIYEPYKNGDLYTIDDLAPLLYLRIKLEGIKLQKEIKHVVIDEAQDYSKLQFIVVKEITEALGLTIVGDSNQRITPIEGSIPMESIEEIYLGCEDIEKFSLNKSYRSTKEIMEYANSYLEGEKIVPLVRNGNKVKVEAVKSKEELVDTLKEAIMDMEDAEMETVAIITKNREEAEELSTLLEGEGLKLYDKEEMIYRGGYIIIPSYLSKGLEFDGVIVVEQGNEESKLSYVMSTRALHNLTVISV from the coding sequence ATGGATAATTTAAATCAAGAAGTGGAACTTGCCATAGAAGAAAGTCATTTAGGATATGTTATAGAACAGTTAAAGGAAGAAAGATTAAAGGAATTAGAAAAAAGAATTAAAATTTCAAACTTGATAATAGATCATAGAAAAAAGACTTTAGAAGCATATGAAGATGATGAAGATAGAGTAGCAGAATATTTTGATCATGAGTCCTATGTAATGGAAGAGACATTTAAATCTATAGATAAGACAATTCAAGAAATAACAACTCTACTACCGGCACCTTATTTCGGAAGAATAGATTTAAGAGAAGAAGACAGTGAAGAAGATAAGTTATATATAGGTCGATTTGGTGTAATGAATAAAGAGAAATTTGAACCTATTATAGTTGATTGGAGAGCACCTATTGCTTCTACATTCTATAATGGAACTCTTGGAGAGACATCATATATGTCACCAGATGGAGAAGTATCAGTAAATGTTCTTTTGAAAAGACAATTCATTATTAAACAAGAAAAGCTAAAGGGAATGTTTGATTCTGCTATTGATGTAAAGGATGAAATTTTACAAAGTGTTCTAAGTAAAAATTCATCAGATAAGCTTAAGGATATTGTTATGACTATTCAAAGAGAGCAAGATGAAATTATAAGAAGACCTAGAAATTCTGTAGTTGTAGTTAATGGGGTAGCAGGTTCAGGAAAGACTACAATAGCATTGCATAGAGTTGCTTATTTGCTATATAACAATAGAGAAGTTCTTAAGAATAAGATGCTTATATTAGGACCAAATTATATTTTTATGGAGTATATTCGAGAAGTACTTCCTACATTAGGAGAGTCGGGTATTGATCAAATGACCTTTGTAGATTTTGCTTTAAATCTTTTAAATTTTGACAGAGATCAATTGATGACTTTTGATAAATATATGGAGAAGATAGTTGATAATGATAAAGAATTTATTGAAGTGGTGAAGAAAAAGACTTCAGAAGCATTTATAGAAGAATTAGATAATTTAGTTAAGAATATGGATGAAAATGCTGAAGTTAGAGAAATAAAATATTTTGATAATGTAGTACAGTCTGTAGAGGATATAAAAGATATGCTATATAATCATTTTAAGACTATGCCACTTTATAGAAGAAAGAAAAAGATTAAGAGAATAGTATTTTCAAAATTAAGAGATGCAAGAAACGAAAGAGTATGGGACATAGAAAGAAAGTTTAAAGAAACAATTGAGTCACTTAGTGAAGATGAACTTAAATTACAATTAAATAATTTAGAATACAAAAAAACATTGGATATAAGAGAAGCTGTGATGGAAGTTATAAATGTAAAGAAGACTTTAACATGGCTTGATAATATTGAAGTTGAAGAAATATATGAACCATATAAAAACGGTGATCTTTATACAATAGACGATTTAGCACCATTATTATATTTAAGAATTAAGCTAGAGGGTATTAAGCTTCAAAAGGAAATAAAGCATGTAGTAATTGATGAAGCACAAGATTATTCTAAACTTCAATTTATAGTTGTAAAAGAGATAACAGAAGCATTAGGACTTACTATTGTAGGAGATAGTAACCAAAGAATAACACCTATAGAAGGTAGTATTCCTATGGAAAGTATTGAAGAGATATATCTAGGTTGTGAAGATATTGAAAAGTTTTCTCTTAATAAAAGTTATAGATCTACAAAAGAGATTATGGAATATGCCAATAGCTATTTAGAAGGAGAAAAAATCGTTCCACTAGTTAGAAATGGAAATAAAGTTAAGGTAGAAGCTGTTAAAAGTAAAGAAGAGTTAGTAGATACTTTAAAAGAAGCTATCATGGATATGGAAGATGCTGAGATGGAGACAGTAGCTATAATAACTAAAAATAGAGAAGAAGCAGAGGAATTAAGTACACTTCTTGAAGGTGAAGGACTTAAGTTGTATGATAAAGAAGAAATGATATACAGAGGTGGATATATTATTATTCCATCATATCTATCAAAAGGTTTAGAATTTGATGGTGTAATAGTAGTAGAACAAGGAAATGAAGAAAGTAAATTATCTTATGTAATGAGTACAAGAGCATTACATAACTTAACAGTAATATCAGTATAG
- a CDS encoding NADP-dependent glyceraldehyde-3-phosphate dehydrogenase has protein sequence MFSNLRNNDKIYKNLYNGEWIESSSQKLIEIFSPVDGSSLGKVQAMTTEEVDMAIKNTKEALKSWQETSLNERVDIIYKAANILEENSEEIATLMMMEISKDKKSCVSEVVRTADLLRFTADTAKSMQGEALSGDSFPGGSKSKMAFVSREPLGTVLAIAPFNYPINLSASKIGPAIVAGNTVILKPPTQGSLSALCLAEVFNKAGLPAGVLNTVTGRGSEIGDYLISHEGINFINFTGSTAVGQHIASLSKMVPLLLELGGKDAAIILEDANLEEAATNIVNGAYSYSGQRCTAVKRILTFDSVADKLIPLLKEKIEKLKVGNPAEDGVVITPLIDNKSADFVEGLIKDAKDSGATLVTGGTRENNTIYPTLFDNVTTDMRLAWEEPFGPVLPLIRVSSIDEAIEIANKSEYGLQSSVFTQDIDKAFYIAKKLEVGTVQINNKTERGPDHYPFLGVKSSGMGTQGIRYSIEAMSRPKAIVLNIK, from the coding sequence TTGTTCTCAAATTTACGCAACAATGACAAAATATATAAGAATCTATACAATGGAGAATGGATTGAGTCTAGTTCCCAAAAATTAATTGAAATTTTTTCTCCTGTAGATGGTTCTTCCCTTGGTAAAGTTCAAGCTATGACAACTGAAGAAGTTGATATGGCAATAAAGAACACTAAAGAAGCCTTAAAATCATGGCAAGAAACTTCTTTAAATGAAAGAGTTGATATTATTTATAAAGCTGCTAATATTTTAGAGGAAAATTCAGAAGAAATAGCAACTTTAATGATGATGGAAATATCAAAAGATAAGAAATCATGTGTATCTGAAGTTGTTAGAACAGCAGATTTATTAAGATTTACTGCTGACACTGCAAAATCTATGCAAGGAGAAGCTTTAAGTGGAGATAGTTTCCCTGGAGGTTCAAAATCAAAAATGGCCTTTGTATCTCGTGAACCACTTGGAACTGTTCTTGCAATTGCACCATTTAATTATCCTATAAATCTTTCAGCATCAAAAATTGGACCAGCAATCGTTGCTGGAAATACAGTTATATTAAAACCCCCTACACAAGGATCCCTTTCAGCTTTATGTCTTGCAGAAGTATTTAATAAAGCTGGATTACCTGCTGGTGTATTAAATACTGTTACTGGAAGAGGTAGCGAAATTGGTGACTATTTAATAAGTCATGAAGGTATAAACTTCATAAACTTTACAGGAAGTACTGCTGTTGGACAACACATAGCTTCTTTATCAAAAATGGTACCACTTCTATTAGAGTTAGGCGGTAAAGATGCTGCTATAATCTTAGAAGATGCAAATTTAGAAGAAGCTGCAACAAATATTGTAAATGGAGCATATTCATATTCTGGACAACGTTGTACAGCTGTTAAAAGAATTCTTACCTTCGATAGTGTTGCAGACAAATTAATTCCTTTATTAAAGGAAAAAATCGAAAAACTAAAAGTTGGAAATCCAGCTGAAGATGGTGTTGTAATTACACCATTAATCGATAACAAATCTGCTGACTTCGTAGAAGGCTTAATTAAAGATGCCAAAGATTCTGGTGCAACATTAGTAACTGGTGGTACTAGAGAAAACAATACAATTTACCCAACATTATTTGATAATGTTACTACAGATATGCGTCTTGCTTGGGAAGAGCCGTTTGGCCCAGTATTACCATTAATTAGAGTATCTTCAATAGATGAAGCTATTGAAATTGCAAATAAATCTGAATATGGACTACAATCATCTGTATTCACTCAAGATATAGACAAAGCTTTCTACATAGCTAAAAAACTTGAAGTTGGAACTGTTCAAATTAATAACAAAACTGAAAGAGGACCAGATCACTATCCATTCCTTGGAGTAAAATCATCAGGCATGGGTACTCAAGGTATAAGATACTCAATCGAAGCTATGAGCAGACCAAAAGCCATCGTTTTAAATATCAAATAA
- a CDS encoding cation diffusion facilitator family transporter, translating into MFSKFLVRTFIKNSEDYKNNSKVRDKFGFLGGIVGIIINIILFSIKFVVGILSNSLAVTADAFNNLSDVFSSVVTIIGFKLASKPADDDHPYGHGRIEYISALIVSVLVILVGFSFVKSSISRIIHPVPIKFQWIPTLLILISISFKLWLSRFNGYLAKLINSSALKASSVDALSDCFTSGTVVISLILSNWIPFPLDGIMGLIVAIFILYSGFQLSKETLNTLLGEKPSTELVTNIESEVLSYPNILGVHDLLIHSYGPNKYLASIHAEVPSTLTLVEVHDIIDRAEKEISTKLNVHLVIHMDPINLNHKEISITEDIMRDILKDFHCITNMSDLRLVGSGDDKNVLFNITTDDTLYKTYKSETDLINDINKEIKLKNLNFSTVITVNKTK; encoded by the coding sequence ATGTTTTCTAAATTTTTAGTAAGAACCTTTATAAAAAATAGTGAAGACTATAAAAACAATAGTAAAGTTAGAGACAAATTTGGATTTCTTGGTGGAATTGTAGGAATCATTATAAATATAATTTTATTCTCTATAAAATTTGTAGTTGGTATATTATCTAATTCTCTAGCTGTTACAGCTGACGCTTTTAATAATTTATCCGATGTTTTTAGTTCAGTAGTAACAATTATTGGATTTAAGTTAGCATCAAAACCTGCCGATGATGATCATCCTTATGGTCATGGTCGTATAGAGTATATATCAGCACTAATAGTTTCAGTGTTAGTAATATTAGTTGGTTTTTCTTTCGTAAAATCTTCTATTTCAAGAATTATTCATCCTGTTCCAATAAAATTTCAATGGATACCAACTTTACTTATATTAATTTCAATATCCTTTAAACTATGGCTTAGTAGATTTAATGGTTATTTAGCTAAACTTATTAACTCTTCTGCCCTTAAAGCTTCTTCTGTAGATGCTCTTAGTGATTGTTTTACTTCTGGAACTGTTGTTATATCATTAATTCTATCTAATTGGATTCCTTTTCCTCTAGATGGCATAATGGGACTAATAGTTGCTATTTTTATATTATATTCAGGATTTCAATTATCTAAAGAAACATTGAATACTTTATTAGGAGAAAAACCTTCTACTGAATTAGTTACAAATATTGAATCAGAGGTATTATCTTATCCTAATATATTAGGTGTCCATGACTTACTAATTCATTCATATGGTCCTAATAAATATCTTGCTTCTATACATGCTGAAGTTCCTTCAACATTAACACTAGTTGAAGTCCATGACATAATTGATAGAGCAGAAAAAGAAATTTCAACAAAATTAAACGTGCATCTTGTAATTCATATGGATCCAATAAATTTAAACCATAAAGAAATCAGTATCACCGAAGACATAATGAGAGATATTCTTAAAGACTTTCATTGTATCACCAATATGAGTGATTTAAGGCTTGTAGGCAGCGGTGATGATAAAAATGTACTATTTAATATAACTACTGATGATACTTTATATAAAACATATAAATCCGAAACTGATCTAATCAACGACATAAATAAAGAAATCAAACTAAAAAATTTAAATTTTTCAACAGTAATAACTGTTAACAAAACCAAATAG
- a CDS encoding M18 family aminopeptidase: MCSLSKELIDFLYSSPTAFHAVENIKNILRTEGFEELKECQRWQVNSGGKYFVDKNGSALVVFTIGEESVNFDGFKIVGAHTDSPGFRIKPNPEMISNNYIKLNTEVYGGPIINTWFDRPLAIAGRVCTKSDNPLKPNYHIVNINEPIAYIPNLAIHMNREINKGVELNKQVDTLPILGLITEEFEKDNYLLKIVSKQLSIEVDDILDFDLYLYEFEKGTTFGVEKEFISSSRIDDLSMAFVGVKAMINSLNSGFKGTNVLALFDNEEIGSTTKQGADSPMLSNVLERIIYSMGGNRENFFMNLANSFMISADGAHGIHPNRSEKNDPTNIPYINKGPVIKISANQRYTSDAESIAIFKNICNKANVPYQTFVNRSDMMGGSTIGPISSSHLPIKSVDIGAAMLAMHSIREVMGVKDIEYFENVITEFYKI, translated from the coding sequence ATGTGTAGTTTAAGTAAAGAATTAATAGATTTTTTATATAGTAGTCCTACAGCATTTCATGCAGTAGAAAATATTAAAAACATATTAAGAACAGAAGGGTTTGAGGAATTGAAAGAATGCCAAAGATGGCAAGTAAATAGTGGTGGAAAATATTTTGTAGATAAAAATGGATCAGCATTAGTTGTTTTCACTATTGGTGAAGAAAGTGTTAATTTTGATGGATTTAAAATAGTGGGGGCTCATACAGATTCACCAGGATTTAGAATAAAACCTAATCCAGAGATGATAAGTAATAATTATATAAAGTTAAATACTGAAGTTTATGGAGGACCTATAATTAATACCTGGTTTGATAGACCATTAGCTATTGCAGGAAGAGTTTGTACTAAAAGTGATAATCCATTGAAGCCTAATTATCATATTGTGAACATAAATGAACCTATAGCATATATACCAAATTTAGCAATACATATGAATAGAGAGATAAATAAAGGGGTAGAATTAAATAAACAAGTAGATACTTTACCTATTTTAGGCCTTATAACTGAAGAGTTTGAAAAAGATAATTATCTGCTAAAGATAGTATCAAAACAATTATCTATAGAAGTAGATGATATTTTAGATTTCGATTTATATTTATATGAATTTGAAAAAGGTACTACTTTTGGTGTTGAAAAAGAATTTATATCATCTTCAAGAATAGATGATTTATCAATGGCATTTGTTGGTGTAAAAGCAATGATAAATTCTTTAAATAGTGGATTTAAGGGAACTAATGTATTAGCACTTTTTGATAATGAGGAAATTGGAAGTACTACTAAGCAAGGAGCCGACTCTCCGATGCTTTCAAATGTATTAGAGAGAATAATATATAGTATGGGAGGAAATAGAGAAAATTTCTTTATGAATCTTGCTAATTCATTTATGATATCTGCTGATGGTGCTCATGGAATCCATCCTAACAGATCGGAAAAAAATGATCCAACAAACATACCATATATAAATAAGGGACCAGTAATAAAAATTTCTGCAAATCAAAGATATACATCAGATGCAGAATCTATAGCTATTTTTAAGAATATATGTAATAAGGCTAATGTGCCATATCAAACGTTTGTAAATCGTTCTGATATGATGGGAGGTTCTACTATTGGACCAATATCTTCATCACATTTACCAATTAAGAGTGTAGATATAGGTGCAGCTATGCTTGCTATGCATTCTATAAGAGAGGTTATGGGAGTTAAAGATATTGAATATTTTGAAAATGTTATTACAGAATTTTATAAAATATAG
- the lysA gene encoding diaminopimelate decarboxylase codes for MKLLGTMRIEEDTLYIGGVSTKELAKEYSTPLYVIDEQHVRNVCREYLRNFKVKENGNRVTYAGKAFLPLEMCKIINEEGLCLDVVSGGELYTAYKSGFPMEKVLFHGNNKTIEEIKMGISLGVGRFVADNFYELNTINEFAKKENKVVNVYIRITPGIEAHTHDYIKTGQIDSKFGFTLINDGVVNAVKEILKLENIKLMGLHAHIGSQIFDVDPFVDEVEVMFNIMNDVRSKLGIELPELDLGGGFGIYYTKEDKPKNPKVFCDAILNKAEEMSKKLEYPMPKLIIEPGRSIIGNAGTTLYTVGSIKEIPEVRKYISVDGGMTDNIRPSLYRADYECAIANKMNCKEEELVTVAGKCCESGDILISDAKLPKVESGDILAVATTGAYGYSMSSNYNKIPRPAVVMVKDGNSRVVCKRQSYEDLLASEII; via the coding sequence ATGAAGTTATTAGGGACAATGAGGATAGAAGAAGATACACTTTATATAGGTGGAGTATCAACAAAAGAATTAGCTAAAGAATATTCTACTCCGCTATATGTCATTGATGAACAACATGTGAGAAATGTATGTAGAGAGTATCTAAGGAATTTTAAAGTAAAAGAGAATGGAAATAGAGTTACTTATGCAGGAAAAGCATTTTTACCATTAGAAATGTGCAAAATTATAAATGAAGAAGGATTATGTTTAGATGTAGTATCAGGTGGAGAGTTATATACAGCTTATAAAAGTGGGTTTCCTATGGAGAAGGTATTATTTCATGGAAATAATAAAACTATTGAAGAGATTAAAATGGGTATCTCTTTAGGTGTTGGAAGATTTGTTGCAGATAATTTTTATGAATTAAATACAATTAATGAATTTGCAAAGAAAGAAAATAAAGTTGTCAATGTTTATATTAGAATAACACCAGGTATTGAGGCTCATACCCATGATTATATTAAAACAGGTCAAATAGACTCTAAGTTTGGTTTTACACTTATTAATGATGGTGTAGTAAATGCTGTGAAAGAGATATTGAAGTTAGAGAATATTAAACTTATGGGATTGCATGCTCACATAGGATCTCAAATATTTGATGTAGATCCTTTTGTCGATGAAGTAGAAGTTATGTTTAATATAATGAATGATGTAAGATCAAAACTAGGGATAGAACTTCCAGAATTAGATTTAGGAGGTGGCTTCGGAATATATTACACTAAAGAAGATAAACCAAAGAATCCGAAAGTATTTTGTGATGCTATATTAAATAAGGCAGAAGAGATGTCTAAAAAATTAGAATATCCTATGCCTAAATTAATTATAGAGCCAGGAAGATCTATTATTGGTAATGCAGGTACAACTCTTTATACAGTAGGATCAATAAAAGAAATACCAGAAGTAAGAAAATATATATCAGTAGATGGTGGTATGACAGATAATATAAGGCCATCTTTATATAGAGCAGATTATGAATGTGCTATTGCCAATAAGATGAATTGTAAGGAAGAAGAGTTAGTAACTGTAGCAGGAAAATGTTGTGAGTCAGGTGATATATTAATATCAGATGCTAAACTACCAAAGGTTGAAAGTGGAGATATACTTGCAGTAGCTACTACAGGGGCATATGGTTACTCTATGTCATCTAACTATAATAAAATACCTAGACCAGCAGTGGTTATGGTTAAAGACGGAAATAGTAGAGTAGTATGTAAAAGACAAAGTTATGAAGATTTATTAGCATCAGAAATTATATAA
- the dapA gene encoding 4-hydroxy-tetrahydrodipicolinate synthase, which yields MKFSGVWLPIITPFKDGEVDFDSYKNMIESYIDTGITGFIPLGTTGETPTLSEDEYFSIIEKTIEYVKGRVKVVVGVGGNNTKSLIEKAKKVEALGVDGILSVCPYYNRPDQRGIYEHFKALAESINTDIILYNIPYRTGRNIEISTILKLAEIPNIVGIKDASGSFTESQKLIMNKPKDFAVLTGEDALFYSTLALGGDGGILASCHVNTKEFVSIYKYIKEGKMEEALKLWKPLYEFIPLLFKEPNPAPLKYIAKKMNLIESDEIRLPLLNISKELEAELDEVLGF from the coding sequence ATGAAATTTAGTGGAGTATGGTTACCTATTATTACACCATTTAAAGATGGAGAAGTTGATTTTGATTCTTATAAGAATATGATAGAAAGTTATATAGATACAGGTATTACTGGATTTATTCCTTTAGGAACTACTGGAGAAACACCTACTTTAAGTGAAGATGAATATTTTTCTATAATAGAAAAGACTATAGAATATGTAAAAGGAAGAGTAAAGGTAGTAGTTGGTGTTGGGGGAAATAATACAAAATCTTTGATAGAAAAAGCAAAAAAAGTAGAAGCGTTAGGAGTAGATGGTATTCTATCAGTATGCCCATATTATAATAGACCAGATCAAAGGGGAATATATGAACATTTTAAAGCTCTTGCAGAATCAATAAATACAGATATTATTTTATATAATATTCCATATAGAACAGGAAGAAATATTGAAATATCAACAATATTAAAGCTTGCAGAAATACCAAATATAGTTGGTATTAAAGATGCTTCAGGAAGTTTTACTGAATCGCAAAAATTAATTATGAATAAGCCTAAAGATTTTGCTGTATTAACAGGAGAGGATGCTCTATTCTACTCAACTTTAGCATTAGGAGGAGATGGAGGGATACTAGCTTCATGTCATGTAAATACTAAAGAGTTTGTTAGCATATATAAATATATAAAAGAAGGAAAGATGGAAGAAGCATTAAAACTTTGGAAGCCATTGTATGAATTTATTCCATTATTATTTAAAGAACCAAATCCTGCACCGCTTAAATATATAGCAAAAAAGATGAATTTAATTGAAAGTGATGAGATAAGATTACCACTTTTGAATATTAGTAAGGAACTAGAAGCAGAATTAGATGAAGTTTTAGGTTTTTAA